The proteins below are encoded in one region of Hordeum vulgare subsp. vulgare chromosome 3H, MorexV3_pseudomolecules_assembly, whole genome shotgun sequence:
- the LOC123442735 gene encoding disease resistance protein Pik-2-like translates to MQVVTGAMGALIPKLFQLLNEEYNLQKGVKQDVEFLTKELPSMHEALRKVADVPRDQLDRQVKIWADEVRELSYVMEDVVDSFLASVQGSQPAANSHKLKELLKKMGNLLPRGKTRRKIAKKIKGIKIQVKEVADRRDRYGVNNAVANLAAAPTPVDPRLLALFKEQKELVGIDAARDEITKKLTDGDGDVANQQLKILSIFGIGGLGKTTVAKVVHQKLQAKFMLKAFVSVGRKPDVKKVLRDIFLELDKEGYRKSNAQALDEKQLIVELQELLENKRYFIVIDDIWDVEAWKIISCALKDSNCGSKIITTTRSLEVARKSGEAYQLKPLSPDSSENLLYMRLYGGKSKCPFDHPLEMSEKILQRCGGVPLAILTIASLLEGKAREDWSKVYDSIGFGHGKNHDVDNTRKILLFSYYDLPYYLRPCLLYLSIYPEDYTIGKETLIWKWVGEGFIEEEQGIGQYEIGERYFNELVNRSMIQPIRGSYCSYFVTGCRVHDLVLDMICLLSNEENFVRIWDINDQRISCQSDDRRLAIQKRVLEQDDSLANMCTPQLRSFSAIECGIHVLPALSSFGALRVLDMQDCSFTSDVSYHLDHLGSLIHLRYLGLRSIPIDKLPQEIGNLKFLQTLDLMDTGIKELPHSFGLLRQLKCLHFEVNEGTVGMHMLGNLTSLEDLRLTFKTWPPEFVAELGKLTMLRNLNLFSFLGRLLDVSQMKALVKSLVKLQKIEVLGINFTCHVSIGHQDWEGYVPPQQLRELSLLTASDRLPAWINPSLIPNITSLWFTVEEVKARDMEILGSFPELITLGMTGQGLSNSQDFLPDAVGELFPKLRYFYTPVPLRFLRGAMPSLESLEYAYLRVQKLKRDSSFVFEFSSWENLHSLQKVKAYIEPRSAQENKDEAVVALELAANQHPNCPNLTVQNYK, encoded by the exons ATGCAGGTGGTGACGGGGGCCATGGGCGCCCTCATCCCCAAGCTCTTCCAGCTCCTCAACGAGGAGTACAACCTGCAGAAGGGTGTGAAGCAAGACGTCGAGTTCCTCACCAAAGAGCTTCCGAGCATGCACGAAGCTCTGCGCAAGGTGGCGGATGTGCCGCGGGACCAGCTTGATAGGCAGGTGAAGATCTGGGCCGACGAGGTCAGGGAGCTGTCATACGTCATGGAGGATGTGGTTGACAGCTTCCTGGCAAGTGTCCAAGGCTCCCAGCCCGCCGCCAACTCACATAAGCTCAAGGAGCTACTGAAGAAGATGGGGAACCTGCTCCCCAGGGGAAAGACTCGTCGTAAGATTGCGAAGAAGATTAAAGGCATCAAGATCCAAGTTAAGGAGGTGGCCGATAGGCGTGACAGGTACGGGGTCAACAATGCGGTTGCTAATCTAGCTGCAGCCCCAACTCCCGTTGACCCTCGTCTGTTGGCTCTGTTCAAAGagcagaaagagcttgttggcatCGATGCCGCAAGGGACGAGATAACAAAGAAGCTCACAGATGGGGATGGGGATGTGGCCAACCAACAATTGAAGATTCTGTCCATTTTTGGAATTGGGGGACTTGGCAAAACAACTGTTGCCAAAGTAGTGCATCAGAAGCTTCAAGCAAAATTCATGCTCAAGGCTTTTGTTTCGGTGGGTCGCAAGCCCGATGTGAAGAAAGTTCTCAGGGACATTTTTCTTGAGCTTGACAAGGAAGGCTACAGGAAATCCAATGCACAAGCGCTGGATGAAAAGCAGCTCATAGTAGAACTCCAAGAATTACTTGAGAATAAGAG GTACTTTATTGTTATtgatgatatatgggatgtagaaGCATGGAAAATAATCAGTTGTGCTTTGAAGGATAGTAACTGTGGAAGTAAAATAATCACAACTACTCGCAGTTTGGAAGTTGCCAGAAAGTCCGGTGAGGCTTACCAGCTAAAGCCACTTTCTCCCGACAGCTCTGAAAATTTGTTGTATATGAGATTGTATGGTGGTAAAAGCAAATGCCCTTTTGATCATCCGCTTGAGATGTCTGAAAAGATTTTACAAAGATGCGGTGGTGTACCACTAGCTATCCTTACAATAGCTAGTTTGTTAGAGGGTAAAGCGAGAGAGGATTGGTCTAAGGTTTATGACTCAATTGGTTTTGGGCACGGAAAAAACCATGATGTAGACAATACAAGAAAGATACTGCTATTTAGCTATTATGATCTACCCTATTATCTGAGACCTTGTTTATTGTATCTAAGCATATATCCAGAAGACTACACAATCGGAAAAGAAACTTTGATCTGGAAGTGGGTAGGTGAAGGTTTTATCGAGGAGGAACAGGGGATAGGGCAATATGAGATTGGAGAGAGATACTTCAATGAGCTGGTGAACAGAAGTATGATACAACCCATCAGGGGCAGTTACTGCTCTTATTTCGTGACTGGTTGTCGTGTCCATGATTTGGTGCTTGATATGATATGTCTATTGTCAAATGAAGAGAATTTTGTTAGGATATGGGATATTAATGATCAAAGGATATCTTGCCAAAGTGATGATCGTAGGTTAGCTATCCAAAAGAGAGTCTTAGAGCAGGATGACTCTCTGGCTAACATGTGCACCCCACAATTGAGGTCATTCAGTGCCATCGAATGTGGTATTCATGTGCTGCCAGCACTTTCAAGTTTTGGAGCTTTGCGTGTCCTAGATATGCAAGATTGTAGTTTTACTAGTGATGTCAGTTATCATCTGGACCATCTTGGGAGTTTAATCCATTTGAGGTACCTGGGATTGCGGAGCATTCCAATAGATAAGCTACCACAAGAAATAGGGAATTTGAAGTTTTTGCAGACACTGGACTTGATGGATACCGGAATAAAAGAATTGCCACACAGTTTTGGTCTGCTAAGGCAACTCAAGTGCTTGCATTTTGAAGTCAATGAAGGAACAGTTGGGATGCATATGCTCGGGAACCTAACATCATTGGAAGATCTACGGTTGACATTTAAAACTTGGCCTCCTGAGTTTGTAGCAGAGCTGGGCAAGCTGACGATGCTGAGGAATCTCAACCTTTTCTCTTTTCTTGGACGACTCTTGGATGTTAGCCAGATGAAAGCACTGGTGAAGTCTCTTGTCAAACTGCAAAAGATCGAAGTTTTGGGCATCAACTTTACTTGTCATGTGAGTATTGGACACCAAGACTGGGAAGGTTATGTACCACCTCAACAGCTGCGTGAACTCAGCCTACTAACGGCGAGCGACAGGTTGCCGGCGTGGATAAACCCGTCACTTATCCCGAACATCACCAGTTTATGGTTCACGGTGGAGGAGGTGAAGGCGCGGGATATGGAGATCCTTGGGAGTTTCCCAGAGCTCATTACTCTAGGGATGACAGGTCAAGGGTTGAGCAACTCGCAGGACTTTCTCCCAGATGCCGTTGGGGAGTTATTCCCCAAGTTGAGGTACTTTTATACACCTGTACCACTGAGATTTCTGCGGGGAGCGATGCCGAGCCTTGAATCCCTTGAGTATGCTTATCTCCGAGTGCAGAAGTTGAAGCGTGACAGCAGCTTTGTGTTTGAGTTTAGTAGCTGGGAAAACCTCCATTCActccagaaagtgaaagcttatatCGAACCTCGTTCAGCTCAAGAGAACAAGGATGAAGCTGTGGTTGCACTGGAGCTCGCAGCCAACCAACATCCCAACTGTCCTAACCTTACAGTCCAAAATTATAAGTAG